The Dyadobacter sandarakinus DNA window GGTCAGTTTCCTGGTTCCTTCAAGATCAACATTAAACAACCGCTTGCCGCCCAATCCCGGTCTGCTGGTACCGAACCAGATCTCAGCAAAATGCAGCACGACTACATAATCAGCATTGTTAACCGGAATGTTATACTGGAAAGATGTTGCACTGCGCTCGGTACGATACAGTACATCCTCAGCCGTAAAAAGGATTTCGTTGCCGGCAGGGATCTGGTATACCCGGTCAACACCGCCGTAATACTGATCAGGACCAAACACGCGTCCGTCAGAGGTAGTAAATCCCGGCCCGCCCGCGTCAATGCGGATGGTGACCGGACTGCCTGCGGATCTTACAACGAGGCTCACCTGCAATGTATCGCGGGTATAACCGGGCGCAGCAGCAATAACAGAAGACCGGTAGGTGCCCGGCAGCAATCCTGCGGCATTGATCCCGAATGACAGATTACCCGCGGCAGGTGCCGGCAGCACGAGCCAGGAATTATTGGGCGACTTGGTCAGTGTTACCGCCGGATTTCCTGAAAATGCCCTCAGAAAGGCAGATTGTGACGGCGTGGAACCGCCCTGTACAACCGCAAAATCCAGGTTCGAAGGCGCAAAAACAAGACGGGTGTCCGCAGCTTGCGGCCCCAGCTTCACCACCCAGTAATCATCCAACCCACGGCCAACCTCTGCCTTTTCTCCACCCCCCACGGACTGAGAGACCCCACCAAGGATAAAACCACCGTCTGCGGTTGCTTCCATATGAAACAGAATATCAGCGGACTGACCTCCCATCGTCTTGTCCCACTGCCGGGCTCCGTTGGCATCAACTTTGATGATCCAGTAGTCTGTATCGCCTCTTCCCCGGCGGTTTTCGGACTTATCATTGCCTGCCTGTTCATTGGAGGAACCACCGATCAGAAAACCACCATCCGGAGTTGGCCTGACGGCATACAGGGTGGCCGAAGGCGACGGATTGGTAGTAGGTCCACCAACGTAAGTCTTTCTCCATACGAGGGTACCCGCGCTGTTCAGCTTAACCAGCACATAGGGTCCATCGGTAACCTGCTCCTGAATCGCCAGCAGGTACCCGCCGTCGCTGGTCGGGATAATGTCATTTACCTCAGTACCGGTCAGCGGTAGGTTTTTGGTCCAGAGCACGGTACCTGAGGGAGCTATTTTAGCTACAAATGCGTCTGCCGAAGTGGCGGTCAGCTGTCTTACGCCTCCACCCAGTATAAAGCTGCCGTCGGGGTTAATGTTTATTTTTGCAAGGCGGTCGGCATTGCTGCCGCCAATGCTCTGCGTCCATTGAATATTGCCGCTGGCATTGATGCGTACGAGCCAGAAATCGCGCGATCCGGCAGATGGCTGTGTTTTGTCACCTCCCACGCCTGATATGGAAGAGCCGGCGAGGATGTATCCGCCGTCGGGTGTTTGCTTGGCATCTTCCAGCACTTCCTCACTTGGGCCACCAATGGTCTTATCCCAGATCTTATTTCCATTTGCATCTGTTTTGATGATCCAGAAATCACCGCGCCTGCCATTGCCTGTCACTTTATCATTCACACTCTTTTCGCCTCCGGCATCGGACTTGGAATATCCGGCGAGCACATACCCGCCATCAGCCGTCTGGAAAGTCTGCACGAGCCGTTCTTCCATGGCCCCGCCAAACGTTTTATCCCACTGCTTGCTTCCATTTGCCGATATTTTGACAATCCAGTAATCGTAATCTCCGCGGCTCGCCTGCGACTTATCGCCACTGATGGGGCCGCCCGACCTTCCGCCTGCGATAAATCCGCCGTCAGCGGTAGGTCTTACACTGGTGAGAATATCATTGCTGTTGGCTCCAAATACCTTTTCCCACACAATGGCGGGCTGCGCAATTACCTTTGTAGCGAGCTGCACAAGGATGAGCACCAGCAGGTAGCCATTACGGGCACGGAAGATGCTTTTGCGAAGTAGTTTTGTTTTCATAATGTTGATTGAAATGTTTGATTGTTAGATACTTGAAACAAAAGCTACCTACCTGCTGAATCTATCCCTGCTACTGAACTACAATCTGCCTGATTTTGAATTTTTTCTTAGTCTGGAAACCGGATGCAAGTGTGGCTTTGATGCACCTTTGAATACAGAAAAAAGAAAGGCCTTTTGAGCTCGCACTCAAAAGGCCTTTCACTCATTCATTTTGCTGCCCGCTATTCCACAAGAAGCATTTTGATGATCTCGGACCGCGTCCCGGACTGTACTTTGAGGAGATAAATGCCTGCGGTTAAAGAAAGATCAGCGATATCCGCACTGATCACCGGCTGGCCTGGCGTATGCGGTGCATGAACCTTCCGCGTAATGCCTGCCACGCTGGTCAGTTCCAGTGAAACCCGGCCAGTATGTCCGGCTGACAGGGTCACTGTAAACTGCTTGTGGACGGGGTTGGGAAATAGGTGTGACCTGCCGGCCGAAACATCTTTCAGAGCATCACCGTTTTCAGCTGTCATCCGAGCCGTTGCTTGCTGCGGAATGACCTCGATTGCCGATACAGTGGGCAGGTTTGCCGCGCCGCTCAGAAATGCAAGATCGAGGACGCCGTCGGTTACTGTTACCGTAAATGTTTCCTGAACTGCCCGCAATGCACCACCGGCTTTGGCATAAATGTCATAGTTGGTCAGCTTTCTGGCACCCTCCACGTCTACATGGAACCTGCGTTTTCCTGCACCTCCTGCCCCCCTGCCCGGCGCACCAAACCAGATTTCGGCGAAATGCAGGACTACGGTGACCAGCCCGTTCTGTACGGGAATCGCGTAGCTGAATGCAGCGGACGACCGCTCATTTTTGTAAAGTTCATCGTCGGTCGTATTCAGGATATCACCTGACGCAATGGAACTTACGCGATCAGTACCGCCATAATACTGGTCTGCGATAAAGGTTCGATTGTCCGTTGTGGTAAAAGCAGCCCCTCCTGCATTGATGCGCGCAGGACCTGCTACTGGCGGATTTTCAGTTTGAGGTAGCACTTCAATGGCCGCGATGCTTGGAATATTCGCGGCACCGCTCAGAAATTCAATGTTCAGCACCCCATCGGTTATAGTTACCTGAAAACTTTCCTGAATTGCACGCAAGGCACCGCCTGTTTTTGCAAAAATGTCGTAGTTGGTGAGGCGTCTGGCCCCTTCGATCTCCACATGAAACCTGCGTTTACCACTACCTCCCGCGCCTCTTCCCGGTACTCCAAACCATATTTCCGCAAAGTGCAGCACCACATTCACCCGGCCATTCTGCACGGGAATCTTGTAGCTGAAAGCCGCAGCAGAGCGCTCGTTCTGGTAAAGCGCATCGTCGGTTGTATTGAGAATCTGAACATTGCCTACAGAAGAAACCCGGTCTGTGCCCGCATAGTACTGATCAGCCGCAAAGGTGCGGTTGCCGGACGCATCCACCATGCCGCCACCTGCATTGATGCGGATAGCGCTTGGCGCTGGAGGCGTACATGCCATTCCCCCGGGATACTTGGCAGGGTCGGTATCATCACAGTCGGTATTGTTGCTCACATAACCGGCAGGCGCTTCACATGCCTGGATCGTTACCGCTGCATTGCCATATCCATCCTGATCATTATCCTGGTAAAAGGTACTCTGCCCCTCGTCGATCTGTCCGTTGCAGTTGTCATCAATACCATTACAAATCTCGGGCGCATTATGCCCTACTGCCGCATTCAGCGGTGCACAGTCGGTTGCATCAGGATCGCCGTCATTGTCATCGTCGGTATCAACGCAATCGGGTATATTGTCCCGGTCGGTATCGGTAGCTCTGATCGCAGCGACAAAAGGATTACCGTCACACGCAATTTCATCGGCATCAAGCTGCCCGTCATTATCATCGTCCGGATCGGCATT harbors:
- a CDS encoding CBM96 family carbohydrate-binding protein: MKTKLLRKSIFRARNGYLLVLILVQLATKVIAQPAIVWEKVFGANSNDILTSVRPTADGGFIAGGRSGGPISGDKSQASRGDYDYWIVKISANGSKQWDKTFGGAMEERLVQTFQTADGGYVLAGYSKSDAGGEKSVNDKVTGNGRRGDFWIIKTDANGNKIWDKTIGGPSEEVLEDAKQTPDGGYILAGSSISGVGGDKTQPSAGSRDFWLVRINASGNIQWTQSIGGSNADRLAKININPDGSFILGGGVRQLTATSADAFVAKIAPSGTVLWTKNLPLTGTEVNDIIPTSDGGYLLAIQEQVTDGPYVLVKLNSAGTLVWRKTYVGGPTTNPSPSATLYAVRPTPDGGFLIGGSSNEQAGNDKSENRRGRGDTDYWIIKVDANGARQWDKTMGGQSADILFHMEATADGGFILGGVSQSVGGGEKAEVGRGLDDYWVVKLGPQAADTRLVFAPSNLDFAVVQGGSTPSQSAFLRAFSGNPAVTLTKSPNNSWLVLPAPAAGNLSFGINAAGLLPGTYRSSVIAAAPGYTRDTLQVSLVVRSAGSPVTIRIDAGGPGFTTSDGRVFGPDQYYGGVDRVYQIPAGNEILFTAEDVLYRTERSATSFQYNIPVNNADYVVVLHFAEIWFGTSRPGLGGKRLFNVDLEGTRKLTQYDLYAKGNGPRVAIEEVFPVTITDGAINLNFTSGTADLPTVAAIEILPAATYIKNTVALPAIADAYVYTDFPDENFGTAQELIVKSGESNVTRNSFLKFGLNGIQQITSARLRIYGVNVESTMEVNTSVFSVDNDSWTETGITYNNAPKNSFTELSHATTNDDPGYREIDVTNFVQSQLAGDKVVSLVVKNPTFVNKKLVFHSRENVAGSPPQLVITTNRPVVNGARESAEVRKPERALREKDQGSVVFPNPVRKQFAFRISGRHEGPVSMRIIDQSGRSFPITRSPQHAGSEIIDLSGHALKPGIYLLKVESATATEIVKVAVAE